In one Cronobacter dublinensis subsp. dublinensis LMG 23823 genomic region, the following are encoded:
- the purN gene encoding phosphoribosylglycinamide formyltransferase has product MKRIVVLISGSGSNLQAIMDACAQKKINGVISAVFSNKADAFGLERARDANIPAHALSAGAFASRDAFDRELMQEIDAYAPDLVVLAGYMRILSPAFVAHYEGRLLNIHPSLLPKYPGLHTHRQALANGDDEHGTSVHFVTDELDGGPVILQARVPVFAGDTEEDVTARVQAQEHAIYPLVVSWFVEGRLAMREGRAWLDGQPLPPQGYASDD; this is encoded by the coding sequence ATGAAGCGCATCGTAGTGCTGATTTCCGGCAGCGGCAGCAACCTGCAGGCCATCATGGATGCCTGCGCGCAGAAGAAAATCAACGGCGTCATCAGCGCCGTCTTCAGCAACAAGGCCGACGCGTTCGGCCTTGAGCGCGCGCGCGATGCGAACATTCCCGCTCACGCCTTAAGCGCGGGCGCGTTTGCGAGCCGCGACGCCTTTGATCGCGAGCTGATGCAGGAGATAGATGCGTATGCGCCAGATCTCGTGGTGCTGGCAGGCTACATGCGCATTCTGAGCCCGGCGTTTGTGGCGCACTATGAAGGACGGCTGCTGAATATCCACCCTTCTCTGCTGCCGAAATATCCGGGGCTGCATACCCACCGCCAGGCGCTCGCCAATGGCGACGACGAGCACGGCACGTCGGTACATTTTGTGACGGACGAGCTCGACGGCGGCCCGGTGATCTTGCAGGCCCGCGTTCCGGTGTTCGCGGGCGACACGGAAGAGGATGTTACCGCGCGCGTTCAGGCGCAGGAGCACGCCATTTATCCGCTGGTCGTCAGCTGGTTTGTCGAGGGCCGCCTCGCGATGCGCGAGGGCCGCGCCTGGCTTGACGGGCAGCCGCTCCCGCCGCAGGGTTACGCATCTGATGACTAA